A DNA window from Mobula birostris isolate sMobBir1 chromosome 3, sMobBir1.hap1, whole genome shotgun sequence contains the following coding sequences:
- the srd5a3 gene encoding polyprenal reductase produces the protein MVVASDLGILAIAWLVSAAMFLIFIFFPDICSGSGIWRVVLKDAMCYGKSKQYFFQRPPWLQRLDLPKRCFSHFYVVSMMWNSFLLIITCQNLFFGQPFPLWLQRLLSFLSGSVSHLKPGSELSVLLVQIMLFVQGVRRLGECLIVSVFSNGSIHAVQYCWGLVYYILVGLTVHCEGLHAGSKVFTIRDLIAQGQWYHIAGIALFLWATIHQYKSHMILANLRKNKSGEVINYKHSIPYGDWFEFVSCPHYFAELLIYFALSVTFKGQHFTWWFVVLYVLCSHVLMAVQSHEFYVKKFDNYPKTRKALIPYIF, from the exons ATGGTCGTAGCATCTGACTTGGGAATTTTGGCCATCGCCTGGCTAGTTTCCGCCGCGATGTTTCTGATCTTTATTTTTTTCCCCGATATATGTTCTGGTTCGGGTATCTGGCGCGTTGTACTTAAAGACGCCATGTGCTACGGTAAAAGCAAACAGTATTTCTTCCAGCGGCCGCCGTGGCTCCAGCGCCTAGATCTCCCGAAGAG gtgtTTTTCTCATTTCTATGTGGTTTCAATGATGTGGAATAGTTTTCTACTTATAATTACTTGTCAAAATCTGTTTTTTGGTCAACCTTTCCCATTATGGCTTCAAAGACTGCTTAGTTTTCTTTCTGGAAGCGTGTCCCACTTAAAACCTG GTAGTGAATTGTCTGTCCTGCTGGTTCAGATAATGTTGTTTGTGCAAGGTGTTCGACGCCTCGGAGAGTGCCTCATTGTCTCTGTGTTTTCGAATGGTAGCATTCATGCAGTACAGTATTGTTGGGGTCTGGTTTACTACATCCTTGTGGGTTTAACAGTGCATTGTGAAGGACTCCATGCTGGATCAAAAG TATTCACCATTCGTGATCTGATCGCACAAGGACAGTGGTACCATATAGCTGGAATAGCACTGTTTTTGTGGGCAACAATTCATCAGTACAAGAGTCATATGATCCTTGCCAATTTGAGGAAAAACAAATCAG GTGAAGTGATCAACTACAAGCATAGCATCCCATATGGTGACTGGTTTGAATTCGTTTCTTGTCCACACTATTTCGCCGAACTGCTGATCTACTTTGCTTTAAGTGTAACCTTTAAAGGACAGCACTTTACATGGTGGTTTGTAGTATTGTATGTATTATGCAGCCATGTATTGATGGCAGTTCAATCCCATGAATTCTATGTCAAAAAATTTGACAATTATCCCAAAACACGAAAAGCATTAATACCTTACATATTTTAA